Proteins co-encoded in one Triticum urartu cultivar G1812 unplaced genomic scaffold, Tu2.1 TuUngrouped_contig_5692, whole genome shotgun sequence genomic window:
- the LOC125529560 gene encoding nascent polypeptide-associated complex subunit alpha-like protein 1 produces MEKLGMKAMTGVSRVTIKKSKTVVYVLCKPDVFKSSQSDTYVMFGEVKLEDPSTQLQTQAAEQFKVPGPSSVISKGEPSVAAAQDDEEVNDTDVDKKDVELVMRQASVSRSRAVKALKAADGDIVSAIM; encoded by the exons ATGGAGAAGCTTGGCATGAAGGCCATGACTGGTGTGAGCCGTGTAACTATCAAGAAGAGCAAGACC GTTGTGTATGTCCTCTGCAAGCCAGACGTCTTCAAGAGCTCGCAGTCAGACACCTACGTCATGTTCGGGGAGGTCAAGCTTGAGGACCCGAGCACTCAGCTGCAGACACAAGCGGCGGAACAGTTCAAGGTGCCAGGCCCGAGCAGTGTGATCTCAAAGGGCGAGCCGTCCGTGGCAGCAGCCCAGGACGATGAGGAGGTCAACGACACTGATGTTGACAAGAAGGACGTCGAGCTCGTGATGAGGCAGGCCTCCGTGTCGAGATCCAGGGCTGTGAAGGCGCTCAAGGCTGCGGATGGCGACATTGTCAGTGCTATCATGTAG